The Pyrus communis chromosome 2, drPyrComm1.1, whole genome shotgun sequence genome includes a window with the following:
- the LOC137724642 gene encoding uncharacterized protein — MRELTAANEIDPDDAVLLPHDILSYIKYPELEQEADVKWKKMVEVYSKQGKLKKWLAVCDVDNTLSAGLALGLLLPQLSDEPWKGKVVTYSKNPQLHSIQGEDLNSRVEFMQTLIKSQDWTADFGKVFDVILEVAVNANLKPDKMVKKVLALTTYKHFLTGSNFSFWGETDYEEIRNKYKEKGYGDVVPHLVIWNTIKPEYSAGHCREPEPGVTLLSGFSYKLLESFFENDGDIGPDHVMEAAVSAPAYQTLAVVY; from the coding sequence ATGAGAGAACTGACTGCAGCCAATGAGATTGATCCCGACGATGCTGTGCTGCTTCCGCATGACATATTAAGCTATATCAAGTATCCTGAGCTCGAGCAAGAGGCTGACGTTAAGTGGAAGAAAATGGTGGAGGTCTACTCAAAGCAGGGGAAGCTGAAGAAATGGTTGGCTGTGTGTGATGTCGACAACACCTTGTCGGCGGGTTTGGCTTTAGGGCTTTTGTTGCCTCAATTGAGCGACGAGCCGTGGAAAGGAAAGGTGGTCACTTACAGCAAAAACCCTCAGCTGCATTCAATACAAGGCGAGGATCTTAATTCGAGGGTTGAATTTATGCAGACTTTGATCAAAAGCCAGGACTGGACGGCTGATTTTGGGAAGGTGTTCGATGTGATTCTAGAAGTTGCAGTGAATGCGAATTTAAAGCCAGATAAGATGGTCAAGAAGGTGCTTGCCTTGACCACATACAAACACTTCTTGACAGGCAGCAACTTCAGCTTCTGGGGGGAGACTGATTATGAGGAAATACGGAACAAGTATAAGGAGAAGGGGTATGGAGATGTGGTGCCACACCTAGTCATTTGGAATACGATCAAACCTGAGTATTCGGCTGGGCATTGTAGAGAACCAGAACCAGGGGTGACGTTGTTGAGTGGCTTCTCGTACAAGCTGCTCGAGTCCTTCTTCGAAAATGATGGTGACATCGGCCCCGACCATGTCATGGAAGCTGCTGTATCTGCCCCAGCCTATCAAACTCTGGCAGTAGTCTACTGA